Proteins found in one Actinokineospora alba genomic segment:
- a CDS encoding neutral zinc metallopeptidase: protein MSGPPYGPPPGGPYGPPMGGQPPWRPMYAPMPKKSNTGPIVAITLVALLVVGAGAFGFVQKNRRSSADDIGYSSPTTTYSTPTYDSTTTRETTTTTETTTTTTETTSETDRTTTTTTTPTKTTPAEPQPVYRLGDNPIFSTTNGVNAATCSLPAWRSEPAAAEAYLNAALPCLEQAWQPAMARAGLPYRRPAIKSPAGTSWSTPCGSVTKGQAPAFYCYKDNTLYMPFAGLLTERYGNKTGAYLGILAHEFGHHVQHLTGILETYFEARYEAGDQTPAGLEQSRRLELEASCFAGMWFAGAQHGGGSMTNPIIGDAIADAYQRGDWEGRIRDHGTPQHNGAWMEQGFKENRTYQCNTWVMDPQHVS from the coding sequence ATGTCCGGACCGCCGTACGGACCGCCGCCGGGTGGGCCCTACGGACCGCCGATGGGCGGACAGCCCCCGTGGCGGCCGATGTACGCGCCCATGCCGAAGAAGTCCAACACCGGGCCGATCGTCGCGATCACCCTGGTCGCCCTGCTGGTCGTGGGGGCGGGCGCCTTCGGCTTCGTGCAGAAGAACCGCCGCAGCTCGGCCGATGACATCGGCTACTCCTCGCCGACCACCACCTACTCGACGCCGACGTACGACAGCACGACCACGCGCGAGACCACCACCACTACGGAGACCACGACCACCACCACGGAGACCACGTCCGAGACGGATCGCACGACCACCACGACCACGACGCCGACGAAGACCACGCCCGCCGAGCCGCAGCCGGTCTACCGCCTCGGCGACAACCCGATCTTCAGCACGACCAACGGGGTCAACGCGGCCACCTGCAGCCTGCCCGCGTGGCGCAGCGAACCGGCGGCCGCGGAGGCCTACCTCAACGCGGCCCTGCCGTGCCTGGAGCAGGCGTGGCAGCCCGCGATGGCGCGCGCCGGCCTGCCCTACCGGCGGCCCGCGATCAAGTCCCCGGCGGGCACGTCGTGGAGCACGCCATGCGGTTCGGTGACGAAGGGGCAGGCGCCTGCGTTCTACTGCTACAAGGACAACACGCTCTACATGCCCTTCGCCGGACTGCTGACCGAGCGGTACGGGAACAAGACCGGTGCCTACCTCGGCATCCTCGCGCACGAGTTCGGCCACCACGTGCAGCACCTCACCGGCATCCTCGAGACCTACTTCGAGGCGCGGTACGAGGCGGGCGACCAGACCCCGGCCGGTCTCGAGCAGTCCCGCAGGCTCGAACTGGAGGCGTCCTGCTTCGCGGGCATGTGGTTCGCGGGCGCGCAACACGGTGGCGGGTCGATGACCAACCCGATCATCGGTGACGCCATCGCCGACGCCTACCAGCGCGGCGACTGGGAAGGGCGCATCCGCGACCACGGGACACCGCAGCACAACGGGGCGTGGATGGAGCAGGGGTTCAAGGAGAACCGGACCTACCAGTGCAACACGTGGGTCATGGACCCACAGCACGTGTCCTGA
- a CDS encoding DUF2207 family protein, whose product MFTNWGVATAIVVAGISLSAAQPSFPSPPSDAPTIDFPVPKPGATPGPTKSGAPSIDPRPPTESRPGRPEGQGVPTTLPRSVNIQLKVERDGRLTVIEQVIVQAKNTMTRVAPLRIGDRVFAVRDATVDGNGTAEATADTFTIKLGEGASTVKYTVDGAVADFGDHVQVRWQVANGWDTKLVFLRASLLTPKPGNDFVCLAGQSGTEDPCDSALIDSSGVLRVVQSDLDSGARVDLSATLPAGLVPANARFENVKAGAFALTPVSGAALGLLALLLLGGFGALWVARGRDTKAAAADVEPVEVLVTEGGRVVFASPDGVLPGQAGTVIDEVVDARDLTATVIDLAVRNYLWITESGEDWQVVRRNPADYALTDYERAVYQALLPEGTESVTVSALRSAPPNTADARSAIHADSVARGWLSRTPAKLRLAGAVLAVVGVAATVVLALTVGHALAGVALVIGGIALAVGARFLPARTKRGALLVQQVRGVHGYLKSVPPESVPAADRELVFSRSLPYAVALEEAEQWLSRFAALDVAADGTPGLYWYGTQDDAYDQARFAERFHALIDSVDGVFGKR is encoded by the coding sequence GTGTTCACGAATTGGGGGGTAGCCACCGCGATTGTGGTGGCCGGGATCTCGTTGTCCGCAGCTCAGCCGTCGTTTCCGTCGCCACCGTCGGACGCGCCCACGATCGACTTCCCGGTGCCGAAGCCAGGTGCGACGCCGGGGCCGACCAAGTCGGGCGCGCCGTCGATCGACCCGCGGCCGCCGACCGAGAGCAGGCCGGGGCGGCCGGAGGGCCAGGGCGTCCCGACCACGCTGCCGCGCAGCGTCAACATCCAGCTCAAGGTCGAGCGCGACGGCAGGCTGACGGTGATCGAGCAGGTCATCGTCCAGGCGAAGAACACGATGACCCGGGTCGCGCCGCTGCGCATCGGCGACCGTGTCTTCGCCGTGCGCGACGCCACGGTGGACGGCAACGGGACCGCCGAGGCCACCGCCGACACCTTCACCATCAAACTCGGCGAGGGCGCGTCGACCGTCAAGTACACAGTGGACGGTGCGGTGGCCGACTTCGGCGACCACGTGCAGGTCCGATGGCAGGTCGCGAACGGCTGGGACACCAAGCTCGTCTTCCTGCGCGCGTCCCTGCTCACCCCCAAGCCGGGCAACGACTTCGTGTGCCTCGCGGGCCAGTCGGGCACCGAGGACCCGTGCGACTCGGCGCTGATCGACTCCAGTGGGGTCCTGCGGGTCGTGCAGTCCGATCTCGACTCCGGTGCCCGGGTCGACCTGAGCGCCACCCTGCCCGCCGGGCTGGTGCCCGCCAACGCGCGGTTCGAGAACGTGAAGGCCGGCGCGTTCGCGCTGACCCCGGTCAGCGGCGCCGCGCTGGGGCTGCTGGCGCTGCTCCTGCTCGGCGGCTTCGGCGCGCTGTGGGTCGCGCGGGGCCGCGACACCAAGGCCGCCGCGGCCGACGTCGAGCCGGTCGAGGTCCTCGTCACCGAGGGCGGCCGGGTCGTGTTCGCCTCACCGGACGGCGTGCTTCCCGGCCAGGCGGGCACCGTCATCGACGAGGTGGTCGACGCCCGCGACCTGACCGCCACCGTGATCGACCTCGCGGTGCGCAACTACCTGTGGATCACCGAGTCCGGCGAGGACTGGCAGGTGGTCCGCCGCAATCCCGCCGACTACGCCCTGACCGACTACGAGCGCGCGGTCTACCAGGCGCTGCTCCCCGAGGGCACGGAGTCGGTCACCGTCTCCGCGCTGCGGTCGGCCCCGCCGAACACCGCAGACGCGCGCTCCGCCATCCACGCCGACTCGGTGGCGCGCGGCTGGCTCAGCCGCACGCCTGCCAAGCTCCGGTTGGCCGGAGCGGTGCTCGCGGTCGTCGGCGTCGCCGCGACCGTCGTGCTCGCCCTGACCGTCGGGCACGCTCTGGCCGGTGTCGCGCTGGTGATCGGCGGCATCGCCCTCGCCGTCGGCGCACGGTTCCTGCCCGCGCGAACCAAGCGGGGCGCGCTGCTCGTCCAGCAGGTGCGTGGGGTTCATGGGTACTTGAAATCAGTGCCGCCCGAGTCCGTGCCCGCCGCCGACCGTGAACTGGTCTTCTCCCGTTCGCTGCCCTACGCGGTCGCACTGGAAGAGGCCGAGCAGTGGCTGAGCCGGTTCGCCGCACTCGACGTCGCCGCGGACGGCACCCCGGGTCTCTACTGGTACGGAACCCAGGACGACGCCTACGACCAGGCCCGATTCGCGGAGCGCTTCCACGCCCTGATCGACAGCGTGGACGGGGTCTTCGGCAAGCGCTGA